One window from the genome of candidate division WOR-3 bacterium encodes:
- a CDS encoding 2,3-bisphosphoglycerate-independent phosphoglycerate mutase, translating to MNKRIEELIIKNSKKILLVVLDGLGGLPLGKTELESAHTPNLDFLTKRSSLGLTIPIDYGITPGSGSAHLALFGYDPSQYEIGRGVMEALGVGLDIGYEDLCIRANFATKEKDIITDRRAKRLKGYNVSPDEKNRELCKKLQKEIKEIKKVKVIIEPGKEHRFVIVLRGENLSPEVEENDPLKDNLPVKEIKAKDKDNKEAKFTAFLLKELVRKAEEVLKKENKANYILLRGYSKKPKIPSFLERFKLNPACIAVYPMYKGIAKLLGMEVLATEEGKEVETLKENRDKFDFFYLHFKETDMRGEDGDFSGKVKAIEKFDKILPEILKMEFDVLSITSDHSTPSLLRSHSWHPNPFLLFSPFTLPDGFRKFTERNCAKGSLGIFPATKVMPLLLAHSLKLKKFGA from the coding sequence ATGAATAAAAGGATAGAGGAACTTATTATCAAGAATAGTAAGAAGATTCTTTTAGTGGTCCTTGATGGCCTTGGTGGCTTGCCGCTGGGAAAAACCGAATTGGAAAGTGCTCATACCCCAAACCTTGATTTTTTGACAAAAAGGAGTTCTTTGGGTTTAACGATTCCGATTGATTATGGTATTACTCCGGGTTCGGGCTCTGCTCATCTTGCCCTTTTTGGTTATGACCCATCCCAATACGAGATTGGCCGGGGGGTGATGGAAGCCTTAGGGGTTGGTTTAGATATTGGATACGAAGACCTATGTATCAGGGCAAACTTCGCCACAAAAGAGAAAGATATAATAACCGACCGTCGGGCAAAAAGATTAAAGGGATATAATGTCTCTCCGGATGAAAAGAATCGGGAATTGTGTAAAAAACTCCAAAAAGAGATAAAAGAGATAAAAAAGGTAAAGGTGATAATTGAGCCCGGAAAAGAACACCGGTTTGTTATCGTCTTGCGGGGAGAAAATCTCTCTCCCGAAGTGGAAGAGAATGACCCCCTGAAAGATAATTTGCCGGTTAAGGAGATAAAGGCGAAAGATAAAGATAATAAAGAAGCAAAATTTACCGCTTTTCTCTTAAAGGAATTGGTTAGGAAAGCAGAAGAGGTCTTAAAAAAAGAGAATAAGGCAAATTATATCCTTCTTCGTGGTTATAGTAAAAAGCCAAAGATACCTTCTTTTTTAGAGAGATTTAAATTAAATCCGGCTTGTATCGCTGTCTATCCGATGTATAAGGGAATTGCCAAACTTTTGGGAATGGAAGTGTTAGCAACCGAAGAGGGAAAAGAGGTGGAAACCCTAAAAGAGAATAGAGATAAATTTGACTTCTTCTATCTCCACTTCAAAGAAACGGATATGAGAGGGGAAGATGGTGACTTCTCTGGAAAAGTGAAGGCGATTGAGAAATTTGATAAAATCCTTCCCGAAATCTTAAAGATGGAATTTGATGTCTTAAGCATAACTTCCGATCATTCCACCCCTTCCCTCTTAAGATCCCATTCCTGGCATCCCAATCCCTTTCTTTTATTTTCCCCTTTTACCCTTCCGGATGGTTTTAGAAAATTTACCGAAAGGAATTGTGCAAAAGGTAGTTTGGGAATCTTTCCAGCAACCAAGGTAATGCCTCTCCTTTTAGCCCATTCCCTAAAGTTAAAAAAATTTGGTGCCTGA
- a CDS encoding YIP1 family protein, which translates to MNILDLFFSPTRYFLKLREKPIWLLPLILILISALLQSFVATRYVKFDEIITKMRERGMTEEQIERVKNFYQSPKALVLTSFSVIFTTFIALFLLSLLLNFALPLLGKEGIFLKTFSVVVNAGLVSALGNLLRSLLILIKKSPFVATNLSLILPQNLKKTFLFSLFSQLDIFLIYQFALIGLGLTLIYELKGKKGYYLPFSLYSLWVILIAFLSLRGR; encoded by the coding sequence ATGAATATCTTAGACCTCTTTTTTTCTCCGACTCGTTACTTTCTTAAATTGAGAGAGAAACCAATCTGGCTATTACCCCTCATCCTCATCCTGATCAGCGCCCTCCTCCAATCTTTTGTTGCTACCCGCTATGTGAAATTTGATGAAATCATTACAAAAATGAGGGAACGGGGAATGACTGAGGAGCAGATAGAAAGGGTGAAGAACTTCTATCAGAGCCCAAAGGCATTGGTTCTCACTTCCTTTTCTGTCATCTTCACCACCTTCATCGCTCTCTTCCTCCTCTCCCTCCTCTTAAATTTTGCCTTACCTCTTTTGGGGAAGGAAGGGATCTTCTTAAAGACCTTTTCGGTCGTGGTAAATGCCGGATTGGTTAGTGCCTTAGGCAATCTTCTCCGCTCCCTCCTGATTCTAATCAAGAAGAGCCCGTTTGTCGCCACCAACCTCTCTTTAATCCTTCCCCAAAATTTAAAAAAGACCTTCCTCTTTTCCCTCTTCTCTCAATTAGATATCTTCCTTATTTACCAATTCGCCCTGATTGGCCTGGGGCTCACTCTTATCTACGAATTGAAGGGAAAGAAGGGATATTATCTTCCTTTTAGCCTCTACTCCCTTTGGGTAATTCTTATCGCTTTCCTTTCCCTCCGGGGAAGATGA
- a CDS encoding ABC transporter ATP-binding protein: MNNDSLLRLEGVKKIYSTGKVSVTALRSVSLRVEEGEYIAIMGPSGSGKSTLLHIIGFLDTPSEGKYYFKGRDVSNLSDEELARMRNKEVGFVFQTFNLLPRYNALQNVELPLIYAGESRERRRKKALAILERVGLRDRVNHRPNELSGGETQRVAIARALVTNPSLLLADEPTGNLDSQSGKEIMDLFSELAAEKRTIILVTHDPNIAQRAKRQLLLVDGEIK, from the coding sequence ATGAATAATGACTCTCTCTTGAGATTGGAGGGGGTGAAAAAAATTTACTCTACGGGGAAAGTGAGCGTTACCGCTTTACGTTCCGTCTCCCTGCGGGTAGAAGAGGGGGAATATATCGCCATTATGGGTCCTTCGGGTTCAGGAAAATCAACCCTCTTACACATTATTGGATTTTTGGATACTCCAAGTGAAGGGAAGTATTACTTTAAGGGGAGGGATGTCTCAAACCTCTCGGATGAGGAATTAGCCCGGATGCGAAATAAAGAGGTTGGCTTCGTCTTCCAGACCTTTAACCTCCTTCCCCGATACAATGCCCTCCAGAATGTGGAATTACCCCTAATCTATGCTGGAGAAAGTCGGGAGAGAAGAAGGAAGAAGGCACTCGCTATCTTAGAAAGAGTTGGCCTGCGCGACCGGGTTAACCACCGTCCGAACGAACTCTCCGGTGGCGAAACGCAGAGGGTGGCGATTGCCCGTGCCTTAGTCACCAATCCTTCCCTTCTCTTGGCAGACGAACCAACCGGAAATTTAGACTCCCAGTCCGGAAAAGAGATTATGGACCTCTTCTCCGAATTGGCGGCAGAGAAAAGGACCATCATTCTTGTGACCCATGACCCGAACATCGCCCAAAGGGCGAAGAGGCAGTTATTATTAGTTGACGGCGAGATTAAATGA
- a CDS encoding M28 family metallopeptidase — MTHLIIFLLAIANKDFLMEVKRKDLSLLSAAGDTFRKARLRPRRAPLPGGEEEVIKIILEEKDLVLVIGNKEATSLMREEGISYKILDSLREGENYFLVWKPVVITGGEIILEREGFFLIRAKGLEDIHFYPRLPEGVYKIPFTPIKFSPDGWQAPKTRADSLIQEMVNKVSSDTILSFVQRLQNFRTRYSSTDSAFACANFIKDRFRDYNLDSVYFHSFRSDFAPNVIGIKRGQEPESVYLVLCAHFDSYSGSPQEFAPGADDNGSGTALVLEVARILKDYHFQHNIRFIAFSGEEEGLLGSEAYCYQARNLHYDSIIACLNGDMFAYTLPNRDSCSVIGKPSNPNCAPLVDYFIQCAQAYTNLKCQRQVIDRPRSDHASFNRYGYIAIHLRENLNLFNPYYHTTGDTIGAGFNDLNFVTEVVKATLATLASLAEPILVGMKEERVSNKGDGKWDNFTFYNIFGQRIKEGNLPPGIYFLREKKGVKKFIKLK; from the coding sequence ATGACTCACCTAATAATTTTTCTTCTGGCGATTGCCAATAAAGATTTTTTAATGGAAGTGAAAAGGAAAGATTTATCCCTTTTATCCGCCGCAGGCGATACCTTCCGCAAAGCGAGACTTCGCCCGAGGCGAGCGCCACTTCCTGGCGGGGAAGAAGAGGTAATTAAAATTATTTTAGAAGAAAAAGATTTGGTTTTAGTAATTGGTAACAAGGAGGCAACTTCTCTAATGAGAGAAGAGGGAATTAGTTATAAGATTTTAGATTCTCTCCGCGAAGGAGAAAACTATTTTTTGGTTTGGAAGCCGGTGGTAATTACTGGTGGAGAAATAATCTTAGAGAGAGAAGGATTTTTCTTAATCCGGGCGAAGGGGTTGGAGGATATCCATTTTTATCCCCGCCTTCCCGAAGGGGTCTATAAAATTCCCTTTACCCCAATAAAATTTTCCCCAGATGGATGGCAAGCCCCAAAAACGAGAGCCGACTCCTTGATTCAGGAGATGGTGAATAAGGTCTCTTCTGATACTATTCTCTCTTTTGTCCAAAGGTTACAGAACTTCCGAACGAGATACTCCTCCACCGATTCGGCATTTGCCTGTGCCAATTTTATTAAAGATAGGTTTCGGGATTATAATTTGGATTCGGTCTATTTCCATTCTTTTCGCTCTGATTTTGCTCCCAATGTGATTGGGATAAAAAGGGGGCAGGAGCCGGAAAGTGTCTATCTTGTCCTTTGCGCTCATTTTGATAGTTATTCCGGTAGTCCCCAAGAATTTGCCCCGGGTGCTGATGATAATGGGAGTGGCACCGCCTTGGTTTTGGAAGTAGCGAGAATCTTAAAGGATTATCACTTCCAACATAACATAAGGTTTATCGCCTTCTCCGGAGAAGAAGAAGGACTTTTAGGTAGTGAAGCCTATTGCTATCAGGCAAGGAATTTGCATTATGATAGTATCATCGCCTGTCTGAATGGCGATATGTTTGCCTATACCTTACCCAACCGCGATTCCTGCTCGGTGATTGGTAAACCAAGTAATCCCAATTGTGCCCCTCTGGTTGATTACTTTATCCAGTGTGCCCAGGCCTATACCAACTTAAAGTGTCAACGCCAGGTGATTGACCGTCCCCGTTCTGACCATGCCTCCTTTAATCGTTATGGTTATATCGCAATTCACCTGCGGGAGAACTTAAACCTTTTTAACCCTTACTACCATACAACCGGGGATACGATCGGCGCGGGTTTTAATGACCTAAACTTCGTCACGGAGGTGGTGAAGGCAACCTTAGCCACCCTTGCTTCCTTAGCGGAACCAATCTTAGTTGGGATGAAGGAAGAGAGAGTAAGCAATAAGGGAGATGGGAAATGGGATAATTTCACCTTTTATAATATCTTCGGCCAGAGGATAAAAGAAGGAAATCTTCCCCCAGGGATATATTTCCTTCGGGAGAAAAAGGGGGTTAAGAAATTTATAAAATTAAAATGA
- a CDS encoding NifU family protein — MLKEKVEKVIDEKIKPYLAAEGGDIQLIEVKDDGVVKVSLKGICATCPMAIFTLKGFVEKVLKKEIAEVKEVITEEEPIK; from the coding sequence ATGCTAAAAGAAAAAGTTGAGAAGGTGATTGACGAAAAGATTAAACCCTATCTGGCTGCTGAGGGTGGTGATATTCAACTCATAGAGGTAAAAGATGATGGGGTAGTTAAGGTCTCCTTAAAAGGAATCTGCGCGACCTGTCCGATGGCAATTTTCACCCTGAAAGGCTTTGTGGAAAAGGTATTAAAGAAAGAGATAGCGGAAGTGAAAGAGGTGATTACCGAAGAGGAACCGATAAAGTGA
- a CDS encoding ABC transporter permease codes for MKFWEYLKLSFATFRTHKLRSFLTTLGIIIGVMTVIAIISLIQGLNRTVEQQIQSLGANSIYIQKVSWGTGRIDFEEIQKRRDLTLEDGYAIAQLPSVYKVSPLRSHILSSITYQGNKYKMAEIIGSNPDLQYTANYSVSIGRFLQDDDYKRARKVCCLGQEIAENLFPNTNPIGKRLNILGHPFLIIGILAKKGSFLGQTQDNVIIIPLTTYEQIFKKPTGSAAIFRGLSLVAIPRSGKEMEKAIDEIRELLRRRRRLRSDQPDDFGINTQETLRTIYRNITNVAFLVMIGVAGISLLVGGIGIMNIMLVAVAERTREIGLRKALGATNRIILFQFLLESSTLSFIGGVIGVIIGIGIAKLVQVFAKIPAAAPFWTIVLGFGFSVGVGIFFGIYPANRAAKLNPIAALRYE; via the coding sequence ATGAAATTTTGGGAATATCTAAAACTCTCCTTCGCCACCTTCCGCACCCATAAACTCCGTTCCTTCCTTACCACTTTGGGGATTATCATTGGGGTGATGACGGTGATCGCCATCATCTCCCTCATCCAGGGTCTAAATAGGACGGTTGAGCAACAGATTCAATCCTTAGGGGCTAACAGCATTTACATCCAGAAGGTGAGTTGGGGAACCGGCCGGATTGACTTTGAAGAGATCCAGAAGAGAAGGGATTTAACATTAGAAGATGGTTACGCTATTGCCCAATTACCATCCGTTTATAAAGTCTCTCCCCTCCGGAGCCACATCCTTTCCAGTATCACTTACCAAGGGAATAAGTATAAAATGGCGGAGATTATCGGCTCCAATCCCGACCTCCAATATACCGCCAATTATTCGGTGAGTATCGGTCGCTTCCTTCAAGACGACGACTATAAGAGGGCGCGGAAGGTCTGTTGCCTTGGGCAAGAGATTGCGGAAAACCTCTTTCCCAATACCAACCCCATCGGGAAAAGGCTAAATATCCTCGGGCATCCGTTTCTGATAATTGGCATTTTGGCGAAAAAGGGGAGTTTTTTGGGCCAAACCCAGGACAATGTAATAATCATTCCCCTCACCACTTATGAACAAATCTTTAAGAAACCGACCGGCAGCGCGGCTATTTTCCGGGGTCTTTCCCTCGTGGCGATTCCGCGGAGCGGAAAAGAGATGGAAAAGGCAATTGACGAGATCCGGGAGTTGCTCCGGCGCCGGCGCCGTCTGCGGAGTGACCAACCGGATGACTTTGGGATTAATACCCAAGAGACCCTGCGTACTATCTACCGCAATATCACCAATGTCGCCTTTCTGGTGATGATTGGGGTAGCGGGAATTTCCCTTCTGGTCGGAGGGATTGGTATTATGAATATTATGCTGGTGGCGGTGGCGGAGCGGACAAGGGAGATTGGTTTGCGCAAGGCGCTTGGTGCCACCAATCGGATAATTCTTTTCCAATTCCTTTTGGAATCTTCTACCCTCTCCTTTATCGGTGGCGTGATTGGGGTGATTATTGGCATCGGAATTGCCAAACTGGTTCAAGTCTTTGCCAAAATTCCCGCCGCCGCTCCTTTCTGGACAATAGTTTTGGGTTTTGGTTTTTCCGTGGGCGTGGGAATTTTCTTCGGTATCTATCCGGCCAACCGCGCCGCCAAATTGAATCCCATCGCCGCCTTAAGATACGAATGA
- a CDS encoding TolC family protein, which produces MGNSYRFPFPPGKMTNCPFFLLFWLSLFSPSDTVKLSLSSAINFAFRKSPYRWQEKYHQRAVYQRVLEPIERILPSPFFNLGYSKWETERVGIERRGKSYQGEIGLIQPLFSIDLFLGLAGIGYGTRLEKANLRWSRAKLKYLTTSAYYNLLKAQEVYRIKREEVLKRESLFSFSKEMFRLNKSGRIDLLRSENELYQARLEESSAQKDLLFAQENLKRIIGWEGNQFFWATEELTPPDSFTLDFSHFWENLLRKNPELKVATEGRNWARLSYYSSLFAFLPSLSLTLSSRYSDSLSFPKGIKEWQTEDELSLSLSLTFPFLDLPNYSLSQLAKSQEKNRQEGQWKETWLSLYQSAHNAYLSLKLAFSRYLSAKKNLELAEEMFRLAEEERRLGRLSYLDFLDITTKYETAHQIYISSIVEIREAEAEMEYLLGGEE; this is translated from the coding sequence TTGGGTAATTCTTATCGCTTTCCTTTCCCTCCGGGGAAGATGACAAACTGCCCCTTCTTTCTCCTCTTCTGGCTATCTCTTTTTAGCCCCTCCGATACCGTTAAGTTATCCCTCTCTTCGGCTATCAACTTCGCCTTTCGCAAAAGTCCGTATCGGTGGCAGGAGAAGTATCATCAGAGGGCGGTTTATCAAAGGGTATTAGAACCTATAGAAAGGATCTTACCTTCCCCTTTTTTCAATTTGGGTTATAGCAAATGGGAAACGGAGAGAGTAGGGATAGAGAGAAGGGGTAAATCTTACCAAGGGGAGATTGGCTTAATCCAACCCCTTTTCTCTATTGACCTTTTTTTGGGTCTCGCCGGTATTGGCTATGGGACGAGATTGGAAAAGGCGAATCTCCGTTGGAGTAGGGCGAAATTGAAGTATCTTACGACCAGTGCCTATTATAACCTTCTCAAGGCGCAGGAGGTTTACCGGATAAAAAGAGAAGAGGTCTTAAAGAGGGAGAGTCTATTCTCTTTCAGTAAAGAGATGTTCCGCCTTAATAAAAGCGGTAGGATTGACCTCCTCCGCAGTGAGAATGAACTCTATCAGGCGCGGTTGGAGGAAAGCAGTGCCCAGAAAGACCTTCTCTTCGCCCAAGAGAACTTAAAGAGGATAATCGGTTGGGAAGGGAATCAATTTTTCTGGGCAACGGAGGAGTTAACCCCTCCGGATTCCTTCACCCTGGACTTTTCTCATTTCTGGGAGAACTTATTAAGGAAAAATCCGGAATTGAAAGTGGCTACCGAGGGAAGGAATTGGGCGCGGCTTTCTTATTACTCATCCCTTTTTGCCTTCCTCCCCTCCCTTTCCCTCACCCTCTCCTCTCGCTATTCCGATTCCCTCTCCTTCCCAAAAGGGATAAAGGAATGGCAGACGGAGGATGAATTAAGCCTCTCCCTCTCTCTCACTTTCCCATTTCTTGACCTCCCTAACTATTCCCTTTCCCAATTGGCAAAATCCCAAGAGAAAAATCGGCAAGAAGGGCAGTGGAAAGAAACCTGGCTCTCCCTTTACCAATCCGCCCATAATGCCTACCTCTCCTTAAAATTGGCATTTTCCCGTTATCTCTCCGCAAAAAAGAATTTGGAATTGGCGGAGGAGATGTTCCGGTTGGCAGAGGAGGAGAGGCGATTGGGCCGGCTCTCCTATCTTGACTTTCTGGATATCACAACCAAATATGAGACCGCCCACCAGATTTATATTTCCAGTATTGTAGAGATTAGAGAGGCGGAGGCAGAGATGGAATACCTTTTAGGGGGAGAAGAATGA
- the thiL gene encoding thiamine-phosphate kinase, whose product MKVKELGEVKVISALKKLVKRRRREVLLGIGDDSCLLKNGEILTTDSFLAGVHFDLRYFDYRTLGERITCATLSDIAAMAGKPILILVSLYLPREMERKELLSLYQGIENICRRYNCQVAGGDIVASPKLGITLTALGKSDKAVRRDSARVGDKVFLTGYLGMAETGRIALAQGLSRKEYPKTIVRHLRPLPRIFEAWQMRKKLNSLIDTSDGLSTDLNHLARESKVKIKIFWEKLPIHKETKRLAKRLKIDLKDFLFSAGEDFELLFTSDKEIPKEIRGLKIAEIGKCEKGRGVFFIKEGKEYPLPPTGYDHLTAENNLL is encoded by the coding sequence ATGAAGGTTAAAGAGCTGGGAGAAGTGAAGGTGATTTCGGCGCTTAAGAAATTGGTAAAGAGAAGGCGCCGAGAAGTTTTATTAGGAATCGGTGATGATTCCTGCCTCTTAAAAAATGGGGAGATTTTGACCACGGACTCCTTTTTGGCAGGGGTCCATTTTGACCTACGCTATTTTGACTATCGGACCTTAGGGGAAAGAATAACCTGTGCTACCCTTTCCGATATCGCGGCGATGGCGGGAAAGCCGATTCTAATTTTGGTCTCGTTATACCTCCCCAGAGAGATGGAGAGGAAGGAGTTACTATCCCTCTATCAAGGGATTGAGAATATTTGCCGGAGATATAACTGCCAAGTGGCGGGTGGTGACATCGTTGCCTCTCCTAAGTTAGGAATCACCCTCACCGCTTTGGGAAAGAGCGATAAAGCCGTGAGAAGAGATTCCGCCCGTGTTGGCGATAAAGTCTTCCTCACCGGTTACTTAGGAATGGCGGAAACGGGGAGGATTGCTCTGGCGCAAGGGCTATCCCGGAAAGAGTATCCGAAAACAATCGTCCGCCATCTCCGTCCCCTCCCCAGGATCTTTGAAGCCTGGCAGATGAGGAAAAAACTAAATTCCCTAATTGATACCTCGGATGGGCTCTCAACCGACCTCAACCATCTCGCCCGGGAGAGCAAGGTGAAGATAAAAATCTTTTGGGAAAAATTACCCATTCATAAAGAGACAAAGCGTTTAGCCAAAAGACTTAAAATTGACTTAAAGGATTTCCTCTTCTCCGCAGGAGAAGATTTTGAACTCCTCTTCACAAGCGATAAAGAGATACCAAAGGAGATAAGAGGGTTGAAGATTGCGGAAATTGGGAAGTGCGAAAAAGGGAGGGGGGTCTTCTTTATTAAAGAGGGGAAAGAATATCCGCTGCCACCTACTGGTTATGACCACTTGACGGCAGAGAATAATCTCTTATAA
- a CDS encoding glycerol-3-phosphate acyltransferase has protein sequence MLRNILPIVVGYLLGSILPAYFFGRIIKGIDIREVGTKNAGTTNVRRQLGILPAIPTAIYDTLKGIISIIIAERIFNVSPFIAYLSGFASVLGHIFPWYLHFRGGQGAATLTGILLFNLYQIFINKRTFFPIWDLVILLITVLFVFFITKTQEVLSIIVLPLFSYLLILRGGLNWTTFTTLLINLYLLIIAIVNIIRFQLIKIDKALYSQFPFWRTFIRPAGFSFVLFSFFLPKKTLLLLIGATLFLFFLFDLIRILHERVDRFFVRDMKRLFILLKEKEARRVSSMTIFLLGSFLTFLLFENRIAVFAISFLIFGDFFAKIFGLAYGRHKFFNKTMEGTFAHFLGSLLFGYLLFTSGVALPIGLIFLGAGIGTLVELLPLNVDDNLSVPLLSGSILFLTLQFLK, from the coding sequence TTGCTAAGGAATATCCTACCAATAGTTGTTGGTTACCTTTTGGGCTCAATCTTACCCGCTTATTTCTTTGGTCGGATAATAAAAGGTATTGATATAAGGGAAGTCGGAACAAAAAATGCCGGCACAACTAATGTGAGACGCCAGTTGGGAATTTTACCCGCCATTCCTACCGCCATCTATGATACCCTAAAAGGGATTATCTCCATCATCATCGCCGAGAGGATATTTAATGTCTCCCCCTTTATCGCCTATCTCAGTGGTTTTGCTTCCGTTTTGGGGCACATCTTCCCTTGGTATCTCCATTTCCGGGGTGGTCAAGGGGCGGCGACCCTTACCGGAATTCTCTTATTTAACCTCTACCAAATCTTTATTAATAAGAGAACCTTTTTCCCCATCTGGGATTTAGTAATCTTATTAATTACCGTCCTCTTCGTATTCTTCATCACCAAAACCCAAGAGGTCCTTTCCATTATCGTCCTCCCTTTATTTTCCTATCTCTTGATTTTGAGAGGCGGTCTCAACTGGACTACCTTCACTACCCTTCTGATCAATCTTTATCTTTTAATTATCGCCATCGTTAATATCATCCGTTTCCAATTGATAAAAATTGATAAGGCGCTCTATTCCCAATTCCCTTTCTGGCGGACATTTATTCGACCGGCAGGATTCTCTTTTGTCCTCTTCTCTTTCTTCCTACCAAAAAAGACTTTACTCCTCTTAATCGGCGCTACCTTATTTCTTTTTTTTCTCTTTGACTTAATCCGGATTCTTCACGAAAGGGTGGATAGATTTTTTGTTAGGGATATGAAAAGACTCTTCATCCTTTTGAAGGAGAAGGAGGCAAGACGCGTTTCTTCTATGACCATCTTCCTTTTGGGTTCTTTTTTAACCTTTTTACTTTTTGAAAATCGGATTGCCGTCTTTGCCATCTCCTTTCTCATCTTTGGCGATTTCTTCGCCAAAATCTTCGGTCTCGCTTATGGTCGGCATAAATTCTTTAATAAGACAATGGAAGGGACATTCGCCCATTTCTTAGGTTCTTTACTCTTCGGTTATCTCCTCTTCACTTCGGGTGTTGCTTTGCCTATCGGTTTAATATTCCTCGGCGCGGGGATAGGGACATTGGTGGAACTATTACCCTTAAATGTTGATGATAACCTTTCTGTTCCCCTCCTCTCCGGTTCAATACTCTTTCTCACTTTACAATTTCTCAAATGA
- a CDS encoding efflux RND transporter periplasmic adaptor subunit: MKKRIWILIGLIFLILVIILNFTNREEGKEVETTKVSYAPLVSTVSGDGLLRAKSQVNISSQVMGKVERLYVQEGDWVKKGQLLCLLERKSYEAQYELAKARLEQARAQLIRSESLFQKNFLSQEEYERVLTEYQVAAANFKDAQDRYEKTEIHSPINGKVVKLNIEEGETVIIGTMNNPGTVLMVIADLSKMVAVIEVSERDVVDIKLGNKAEIELEALPERKFSGEVVKVGCMPVTRQLGEEKAQTFEVEIEITDTSSLLRPGMTAHAKIETNRKEKALVIPISAVGKRKIGSEEKDGVFRVEKGRAKIVPVKTGLFGETEVEITEGLKEGELVITGPYRILAHLRDGELVKVK; this comes from the coding sequence ATGAAGAAGAGAATCTGGATCCTTATTGGTTTAATTTTTCTCATTTTGGTCATCATCCTCAATTTTACCAATCGGGAAGAAGGAAAAGAGGTGGAGACCACTAAGGTCTCCTATGCACCTCTCGTCTCTACGGTGAGTGGGGATGGCCTGCTCCGAGCAAAAAGTCAGGTGAACATCTCCTCTCAGGTGATGGGAAAAGTGGAGAGGCTTTATGTTCAAGAAGGAGACTGGGTGAAGAAGGGGCAATTGCTTTGCCTCTTGGAAAGAAAATCCTATGAGGCACAATACGAACTGGCAAAGGCGCGCTTGGAACAAGCCCGGGCGCAATTGATAAGAAGTGAATCCTTATTCCAAAAGAATTTCTTATCCCAAGAGGAATACGAAAGGGTCTTAACCGAATATCAGGTGGCGGCGGCAAATTTTAAGGACGCCCAAGACCGCTACGAGAAGACAGAGATTCACTCCCCAATCAACGGCAAGGTGGTGAAGTTAAATATAGAAGAAGGGGAGACAGTAATCATCGGTACGATGAATAATCCAGGAACCGTCCTGATGGTGATTGCCGATCTATCAAAAATGGTGGCGGTGATTGAGGTTTCGGAAAGGGATGTGGTGGATATAAAATTGGGTAATAAGGCGGAGATAGAGTTGGAGGCTCTGCCCGAGCGGAAGTTTTCCGGGGAAGTCGTTAAGGTCGGCTGTATGCCTGTGACGCGCCAATTGGGTGAGGAGAAGGCTCAAACCTTTGAGGTGGAAATTGAGATTACTGATACCTCTTCCCTTTTAAGACCAGGAATGACCGCCCACGCCAAAATTGAGACCAATCGGAAAGAGAAGGCTTTGGTTATTCCTATCTCCGCGGTGGGGAAAAGGAAGATTGGCTCCGAAGAGAAAGATGGCGTTTTTCGGGTGGAAAAAGGGCGGGCAAAAATTGTTCCGGTTAAGACAGGTCTCTTCGGCGAGACAGAAGTGGAAATTACTGAAGGGTTAAAGGAAGGGGAATTAGTCATCACCGGACCCTATCGCATCCTCGCCCATCTGCGAGACGGGGAACTGGTGAAAGTGAAATGA